A DNA window from Caulobacter mirabilis contains the following coding sequences:
- a CDS encoding alpha/beta fold hydrolase: protein MLKFAQRGAAGFALAVLVLIALGGLMSAASQPSLRGRMIDIGGRSLHMVCAGPQDGRPVVVMEAGAFGLSADWGAVQKQLAEQGVRSCAYDRAGLGRSAPGPAPRDGLAIAGDFEKMLAASGEPGPYIYVGHSMAGLYARLFAARNPDKVAGLVLVDAATPEAADIPQARTWIGHFVNVSRMAGWGASAGLFKIVSPWMGDRIGLPDEAAGEKKRAFASGVHNRWSGREVAEWMQTSKQAADAGNYDPRTPIAVVTAGPEKGREAWKAVQTAPARASEHGYIRHVDGAGHATLLGTAYAEEIVKAVLFVRDAAAGEVEPASQPVAASPAG, encoded by the coding sequence ATGCTCAAGTTCGCCCAACGGGGGGCGGCGGGCTTCGCCCTGGCCGTACTCGTCCTGATCGCCCTCGGAGGCCTCATGTCCGCCGCAAGCCAGCCCTCGCTCCGGGGGCGCATGATCGATATCGGCGGCCGTTCGCTGCACATGGTCTGCGCGGGTCCCCAGGATGGGCGGCCCGTGGTCGTCATGGAGGCGGGCGCGTTCGGCCTGTCGGCCGACTGGGGGGCGGTCCAGAAGCAGCTGGCCGAGCAGGGGGTCCGTTCCTGCGCCTACGATCGGGCCGGCCTGGGCCGGTCGGCGCCGGGACCCGCGCCGCGGGACGGTCTGGCGATCGCCGGCGACTTCGAGAAGATGCTGGCCGCTTCGGGGGAGCCCGGCCCCTACATCTACGTCGGTCATTCGATGGCGGGCCTCTACGCGCGTCTCTTCGCGGCGCGCAACCCGGACAAGGTCGCCGGTCTGGTCCTGGTTGACGCGGCTACGCCGGAGGCGGCCGACATTCCGCAGGCGCGGACCTGGATCGGCCATTTCGTGAATGTCTCGCGCATGGCCGGATGGGGCGCGTCCGCCGGTCTGTTCAAGATCGTCTCGCCCTGGATGGGCGACCGCATCGGCCTGCCGGACGAGGCGGCCGGCGAGAAGAAGCGCGCCTTCGCCTCCGGGGTCCACAATCGCTGGTCGGGCCGCGAGGTGGCCGAATGGATGCAGACCTCGAAACAGGCGGCGGACGCGGGAAACTACGACCCCCGGACGCCGATCGCCGTGGTCACCGCCGGTCCGGAGAAGGGGCGCGAGGCCTGGAAGGCCGTCCAGACCGCGCCGGCGCGCGCCTCGGAGCACGGCTACATCCGCCACGTCGACGGAGCCGGCCACGCGACCCTGCTGGGAACGGCCTACGCCGAGGAGATCGTCAAGGCGGTGCTGTTCGTTCGCGACGCGGCGGCGGGTGAGGTCGAGCCGGCCTCGCAGCCGGTCGCGGCGTCGCCTGCCGGCTGA
- a CDS encoding ABC transporter ATP-binding protein, protein MDAALTLEGVTKRYGDFTAVNDLSFSARRGRILGFLGPNGAGKTTSIRMVLGLVEPTSGRIGVLGAPDARGVRERVGFLPEERGLYRRMTPIEAIVFFGGLKGVPSAVARKRAIAMLEAQGLGHAARRQIRHLSKGMAQKVQLISAIVHQPELVILDEPFSGLDPVNQLALEQVIRDLAAGGATVVFSTHVMQHAERLCDHVVLLAKGRKVFDGGVAEARSHAPRALVLEGAFDESAVAALPGVAAVTAEEAEDGHRRFTAALAKGAAGQDALKAAFARGLDVNRFELREPTLHDAFITLTGGEGAQ, encoded by the coding sequence ATGGACGCGGCGTTGACACTGGAGGGGGTGACGAAGCGCTACGGCGACTTCACCGCCGTGAACGACCTGTCCTTCTCCGCTCGGCGCGGCCGGATCCTCGGCTTCCTCGGACCGAACGGCGCCGGCAAGACCACCAGCATCCGCATGGTGCTGGGCCTGGTCGAGCCGACCAGCGGGCGCATCGGCGTGCTGGGCGCGCCGGACGCCCGCGGCGTCCGCGAGCGGGTCGGCTTCCTGCCCGAAGAGCGCGGGCTCTACCGGCGGATGACGCCGATCGAGGCGATCGTCTTCTTCGGCGGCCTCAAGGGCGTCCCCTCGGCCGTGGCGCGCAAGCGGGCGATCGCGATGCTGGAGGCCCAGGGGCTGGGCCACGCCGCGCGCCGCCAGATTCGGCACCTGTCCAAGGGCATGGCCCAGAAGGTCCAGCTGATCAGCGCGATCGTTCACCAGCCGGAGCTGGTCATCCTCGATGAGCCGTTCAGCGGGCTCGACCCGGTGAATCAGCTGGCGCTCGAACAGGTCATCCGCGACCTCGCCGCGGGCGGCGCCACCGTCGTCTTCTCCACCCATGTGATGCAGCATGCCGAACGGCTATGCGATCACGTCGTGCTGCTGGCCAAGGGACGCAAGGTCTTCGACGGCGGCGTGGCGGAGGCGCGCAGCCATGCGCCGCGGGCCCTGGTGCTGGAAGGGGCGTTCGACGAGAGCGCCGTCGCCGCCTTGCCAGGCGTCGCCGCCGTGACCGCCGAGGAGGCCGAGGACGGCCATCGCCGCTTCACCGCCGCCCTGGCCAAGGGCGCCGCCGGCCAGGACGCGCTCAAGGCGGCCTTCGCCCGCGGCCTTGACGTCAATCGCTTCGAGCTGCGGGAGCCGACCCTGCACGACGCCTTCATCACCCTGACCGGCGGGGAGGGCGCGCAATGA
- a CDS encoding ABC transporter permease: MSVLLRIAAREYVAYVRTVGFWLSMLLLPVVAALGGAVPTLMESRSPVSVVAVIDRTGEGVGTAVLARAQAESDGRARPGLGKPPRLLLGPLDADAEDAKAWLNGVRPYPGGVELSAVAILSRGADGGVALDYWSNHLSDPGPRQVVRAAVTEVMRERYLTQRGLAAADLAALDELGPKVSDFSPKAASGEVSLRDRLPGLVGFGAAMLLWSMVLTGAGILLNSVVEEKSSRVLEVLLASASVSEIMFGKILGVLGVTLTVLGVWGVVGAGAMTLLAPTIAADVASVLFGKGLAFYFGFYLIGGYLLYAAIFTAVGAFCETTREAQTLLGPVMAVLVVPVLFMTQAIRRPDSPLLEALSWVPPFTPFLMTARAAGEPPLWQVLGTGALMIATVFVVVWLSGRAFRAGALSTGKVDLKGLLAAVRKGG; the protein is encoded by the coding sequence ATGAGCGTTCTGCTGCGCATCGCCGCCCGTGAGTATGTGGCCTACGTCCGGACGGTCGGGTTCTGGCTCTCCATGCTGCTGCTGCCCGTGGTCGCGGCGCTGGGCGGGGCCGTGCCGACGCTGATGGAGAGCCGATCCCCCGTCTCCGTAGTCGCCGTCATCGACCGGACGGGCGAAGGGGTGGGGACGGCCGTCCTGGCGCGCGCGCAGGCCGAATCCGACGGCCGGGCCCGTCCCGGTCTCGGCAAGCCGCCGCGGCTGCTGCTCGGGCCGCTCGACGCCGACGCGGAGGACGCCAAGGCCTGGCTCAACGGCGTTCGGCCCTATCCGGGGGGCGTCGAGCTGTCCGCCGTGGCGATCCTGTCCCGCGGCGCCGACGGCGGCGTCGCCCTCGACTACTGGAGCAATCACCTGTCGGACCCCGGGCCTCGCCAGGTGGTGCGGGCGGCGGTGACGGAGGTCATGCGCGAGCGCTATCTGACCCAGCGCGGCCTGGCCGCGGCCGATCTCGCCGCGCTGGACGAGCTGGGCCCCAAGGTCTCGGATTTCTCACCCAAGGCCGCCTCGGGCGAGGTGTCGCTCCGGGATCGCCTGCCCGGCCTGGTGGGCTTCGGCGCGGCGATGCTGCTGTGGTCGATGGTCCTGACGGGGGCCGGAATCCTGCTGAACAGCGTCGTCGAGGAGAAGTCCAGCCGTGTGCTCGAGGTCCTGCTGGCTTCGGCGTCGGTGTCCGAGATCATGTTCGGCAAGATCCTGGGCGTTCTGGGCGTGACCCTGACGGTGCTGGGCGTCTGGGGCGTGGTCGGCGCCGGGGCCATGACCCTGCTCGCGCCGACCATCGCCGCCGATGTCGCCTCGGTGCTCTTCGGCAAGGGGCTGGCGTTCTACTTCGGCTTCTACCTGATCGGCGGCTATCTGCTGTACGCGGCGATCTTCACCGCCGTCGGAGCCTTCTGCGAGACCACGCGCGAGGCCCAGACCCTGCTGGGGCCGGTGATGGCGGTCTTGGTCGTGCCGGTGCTGTTCATGACCCAGGCCATCCGGCGGCCCGACTCGCCGCTGCTCGAGGCGCTGTCGTGGGTTCCACCCTTCACGCCCTTCCTGATGACCGCCCGCGCGGCCGGCGAGCCGCCGCTCTGGCAGGTGCTGGGCACGGGCGCGTTGATGATCGCGACGGTCTTCGTCGTGGTCTGGCTGTCGGGGCGCGCCTTCCGGGCCGGGGCCCTGTCGACGGGCAAGGTCGACCTGAAGGGCCTGCTCGCGGCGGTGCGCAAGGGCGGGTGA
- the rpsU gene encoding 30S ribosomal protein S21 produces the protein MVQIFVRDNNVDQALKALKKKMQREGSFREMKRHVAYEKPSEKRARQKAEAVRRARKLARKRAQREGLIAAPKKPSR, from the coding sequence CTGGTTCAGATTTTCGTCCGCGACAACAACGTCGACCAGGCGCTTAAGGCCCTGAAGAAGAAGATGCAGCGCGAAGGCTCGTTCCGCGAGATGAAGCGCCACGTCGCCTATGAGAAGCCCTCGGAAAAGCGCGCCCGCCAAAAGGCGGAAGCCGTCCGTCGCGCCCGCAAGCTGGCCCGCAAGCGCGCCCAGCGCGAAGGCCTGATCGCCGCGCCGAAGAAGCCCTCGCGTTAA
- a CDS encoding COQ9 family protein produces the protein MTASDDWAVRTEQQVLDEALKLAPRQGWSRPMALAAAKTAGLTAPEADLLLPGGPRDLAALLSRRHDVATLAALPDPAGLKIRERIRTAVVARLDAAAPDQAALHRWLGFLALPMNLPLALRLVWESADHLWRWAGDTATDENHYSKRAILSGILIGTLVQDLTAGRAAALETLDARIQNVMDFEKWKAGLKPSDFAKDVAGALARIRYG, from the coding sequence ATGACCGCATCAGACGACTGGGCCGTGCGAACCGAGCAACAGGTGCTGGACGAGGCGCTGAAGCTGGCGCCGCGCCAGGGCTGGAGCCGCCCCATGGCGCTCGCCGCCGCCAAGACCGCGGGATTGACCGCGCCCGAGGCCGATCTGCTGTTGCCCGGCGGGCCGCGCGACCTGGCCGCCCTGCTGTCGCGGCGGCACGACGTCGCGACCCTGGCGGCCCTGCCCGACCCGGCGGGGCTGAAGATTCGCGAGCGTATCCGCACGGCGGTGGTCGCCCGGCTCGACGCCGCCGCACCGGACCAGGCGGCCCTGCACCGCTGGTTGGGCTTCCTGGCGCTGCCGATGAACCTGCCGTTGGCGCTGCGCCTGGTCTGGGAGAGCGCCGACCATCTGTGGCGCTGGGCCGGGGATACGGCCACGGACGAGAACCACTACAGCAAGCGGGCGATTCTCTCGGGCATCCTGATCGGGACCCTGGTCCAGGACCTGACCGCCGGCCGCGCCGCCGCGCTGGAGACGCTGGACGCCCGCATCCAGAACGTCATGGACTTCGAGAAGTGGAAGGCGGGCCTGAAGCCCTCCGACTTCGCCAAGGATGTCGCCGGCGCGCTGGCGCGGATTCGCTACGGCTAG
- a CDS encoding 5-(carboxyamino)imidazole ribonucleotide synthase: MSVAFPLPPGSTVGILGGGQLGRMLALAAARLGLDVVVLTPDEGSPASRVVKRTIVADYADPAALKALAEASDVITYEFENVPAAVVATLKDLGAHVAPGGEALRVAQDRVEEKTFLNAASAPTVAFAPIDQAADVETALAALGAPALLKTRREGYDGKGQTWVRQAGDGAAAFASVGEAPSILEARAAFTRELSVIAARGRDGELATYPVSENIHENGVLRTTIAPARVTPALQAEAERISREILTRLDYVGVMGIELFEIEDGRLLVNEIAPRVHNTGHWTQDGCEVDQFELHIRAVAGWPLGDTRPKVGVEMTNLLGDEANDWLAIAGEPNARLHLYGKGAPRPGRKMGHVNRVRPLEG, encoded by the coding sequence ATGAGCGTCGCCTTCCCTCTGCCGCCGGGTTCGACCGTCGGCATCCTCGGCGGCGGCCAGCTGGGCCGGATGCTGGCCCTGGCCGCGGCCCGTCTGGGCCTGGACGTCGTGGTGCTGACGCCGGACGAAGGCTCGCCCGCCTCGCGCGTGGTCAAGCGCACGATCGTGGCGGACTACGCCGATCCCGCGGCGCTGAAGGCTCTGGCCGAGGCCAGCGACGTCATCACCTACGAGTTCGAGAATGTCCCCGCCGCGGTGGTGGCGACGCTGAAGGATCTCGGCGCCCACGTCGCCCCCGGCGGCGAAGCCCTGCGCGTCGCCCAGGATCGGGTCGAGGAGAAGACCTTCCTCAACGCCGCCAGCGCCCCGACCGTGGCCTTCGCCCCCATCGACCAGGCCGCCGACGTCGAGACCGCCCTGGCCGCGCTCGGCGCCCCGGCGCTGCTGAAGACCCGCCGCGAGGGCTACGACGGCAAGGGCCAGACCTGGGTCCGCCAGGCCGGCGACGGCGCGGCCGCCTTCGCTTCCGTCGGCGAGGCGCCGTCGATCCTGGAGGCCAGGGCCGCTTTCACGCGGGAGCTGTCGGTGATCGCCGCCCGCGGCCGCGACGGCGAGCTGGCGACCTATCCGGTGTCGGAGAACATCCACGAGAACGGCGTGCTGCGCACGACGATCGCGCCCGCCAGGGTCACGCCCGCCCTCCAGGCCGAGGCCGAGCGCATCTCCCGCGAGATCCTGACCCGGCTGGACTATGTCGGCGTCATGGGCATCGAGCTGTTCGAGATCGAGGACGGCCGCCTGCTGGTCAATGAGATCGCGCCGCGCGTCCACAACACCGGCCACTGGACCCAGGACGGCTGCGAGGTCGACCAGTTCGAGCTGCACATCCGCGCGGTGGCCGGCTGGCCGCTGGGCGACACCCGGCCCAAGGTCGGCGTGGAAATGACCAACCTGCTCGGCGACGAGGCGAACGACTGGCTGGCCATCGCCGGCGAGCCCAACGCCCGCCTGCATCTCTACGGCAAGGGCGCGCCGCGTCCCGGCCGCAAGATGGGCCATGTGAACCGGGTGCGGCCCCTGGAGGGGTGA
- the purE gene encoding 5-(carboxyamino)imidazole ribonucleotide mutase: protein MSASPPVAIIMGSRSDWPTMKHAADYLDALGVAYEAKVVSAHRTPDRMYAFAKGAKAAGFKVIIAGAGGAAHLPGMTASLTELPVLGVPVESKLQNGLDSLLSIVQMPGGIPVATLAVGVAGAKNAGLLAARILALGDPALAQRLETYVAEQTGSVAETVED from the coding sequence ATGAGCGCAAGCCCGCCGGTCGCCATCATCATGGGCAGCCGCTCCGACTGGCCCACCATGAAGCACGCCGCCGACTACCTCGACGCCCTGGGCGTCGCCTACGAGGCCAAGGTGGTCTCGGCGCACCGCACGCCCGACCGCATGTACGCCTTCGCCAAGGGGGCCAAGGCCGCGGGCTTCAAGGTGATCATCGCCGGCGCCGGCGGCGCCGCGCATCTGCCCGGCATGACCGCTTCGCTGACCGAACTGCCGGTGCTCGGCGTGCCGGTCGAATCGAAGCTGCAGAACGGCCTCGATTCGCTGCTCTCCATCGTCCAGATGCCCGGCGGCATTCCGGTCGCCACCCTGGCGGTGGGCGTGGCCGGGGCCAAGAACGCCGGCCTGCTGGCCGCCCGCATCCTGGCCCTGGGCGACCCGGCCCTGGCCCAGCGCCTCGAAACCTATGTCGCCGAGCAGACCGGCTCGGTCGCCGAGACGGTCGAGGACTGA
- a CDS encoding GGDEF domain-containing protein, translated as MKIGGARAEAFSAMRKRALARAGAEATAHQAAPADKTAFLGLDETDLTPPVQSAIKTLLTEIDDLRGEVGRLKGRLAEVEALADRDVLTPLLNRRAFVRELHRVAAFAARYGSPASVVYFDLDGFKSVNDRFGHAAGDMALRAVADRLLANTRETDIVGRLGGDEFAVILVQTDLETANAKAERLKQVIQSTPVDLGDWSAPLRVSYGVRPVEGGADPETVLAEADARMFVRKRAGV; from the coding sequence ATGAAGATCGGCGGCGCACGGGCGGAAGCCTTCTCTGCGATGCGGAAGCGGGCGCTGGCGCGCGCCGGCGCGGAGGCGACGGCGCATCAGGCCGCGCCGGCCGACAAGACCGCCTTCCTCGGCCTGGACGAAACGGACCTGACCCCGCCCGTCCAGAGCGCCATCAAGACCCTGCTGACCGAGATCGACGATCTGCGCGGCGAGGTCGGCCGGCTGAAGGGCCGCCTGGCCGAGGTCGAGGCCCTGGCCGACCGCGACGTCCTGACCCCGCTGCTGAACCGGCGCGCCTTCGTGCGCGAGCTGCACCGCGTCGCCGCCTTCGCCGCCCGCTACGGCTCGCCTGCGTCGGTGGTCTATTTCGATCTCGACGGCTTCAAGAGCGTCAACGACCGCTTCGGCCACGCCGCCGGCGACATGGCGTTGCGGGCGGTGGCCGATCGGCTGCTGGCCAACACGCGCGAGACCGACATCGTCGGCCGCCTGGGCGGGGACGAGTTCGCCGTCATCCTGGTGCAGACCGACCTTGAGACCGCCAACGCCAAGGCCGAGCGGCTGAAGCAGGTGATCCAGTCGACGCCGGTCGACCTGGGCGACTGGTCCGCGCCCCTGCGGGTCAGCTACGGCGTGCGTCCGGTCGAGGGCGGCGCCGACCCCGAAACCGTCCTCGCCGAAGCCGACGCCCGGATGTTTGTGCGCAAGCGCGCCGGCGTTTGA
- a CDS encoding ester cyclase encodes MQSLAERRIQVVRDHMALECVCDWDAVIATFEHPRYEMATGAVFDGEAAVRGYFAASRTPFPDQGNEIIAIAHDGDTVLVEFWLTGTHLGPLKFGGKVVEPTGRAFRVRMTATFEFAPNGDGIVCERPFFDPGAVGRALGLA; translated from the coding sequence ATGCAGAGTCTTGCCGAACGTCGCATCCAGGTGGTGCGCGACCATATGGCGCTGGAGTGCGTCTGCGACTGGGACGCGGTCATCGCGACCTTCGAGCATCCGCGCTACGAGATGGCCACGGGCGCGGTCTTCGACGGCGAGGCGGCGGTGCGCGGCTACTTCGCCGCCTCGCGGACGCCTTTCCCGGACCAGGGCAACGAGATCATCGCCATCGCCCATGACGGCGACACCGTGCTGGTCGAGTTCTGGCTGACCGGCACGCACCTGGGCCCGCTGAAGTTCGGCGGCAAGGTCGTCGAGCCGACGGGCCGCGCCTTCCGCGTGCGGATGACCGCGACCTTCGAGTTCGCGCCGAACGGCGACGGCATCGTCTGCGAGCGCCCGTTCTTCGACCCCGGCGCCGTCGGCCGGGCGCTGGGGCTGGCTTAG
- a CDS encoding GFA family protein, with translation MSYQGSCHCGAVTFTVTAEPPADAVSCNCSHCRRKGLLLTFVPAAAFTLTSGEEALTEHLFNRHKIRHRFCSACGVQPFAEGETPDGAAIRAINLRTVPSIDLDALTLNKVDGASY, from the coding sequence ATGAGCTACCAGGGAAGCTGCCATTGCGGCGCGGTGACCTTCACCGTGACGGCGGAGCCGCCGGCCGACGCCGTCAGCTGCAACTGCTCGCACTGTCGCCGGAAGGGCCTGCTGCTGACCTTCGTGCCGGCCGCCGCCTTCACCCTGACCAGCGGCGAGGAGGCGCTGACCGAGCACCTCTTCAACCGGCACAAGATCCGCCACCGCTTCTGCAGCGCCTGCGGGGTCCAGCCGTTCGCCGAGGGCGAAACCCCCGACGGCGCGGCCATCCGGGCCATCAACCTGCGCACCGTCCCCTCCATCGACCTGGACGCCCTGACCCTGAACAAGGTCGACGGGGCGAGCTACTAG
- the serA gene encoding phosphoglycerate dehydrogenase encodes MPRVLIADKLSPAAVDIFKNRGVDFDIKTGLAKDELIAVIGDYDGIAIRSGAKLDKDVIAAATNLKVIARAGIGVDNVDIPAATAKGVVVMNTPFGNSITTAEHAIAMMFALARQIPAADASTQQGKWEKNRFMGVELYAKTLGLIGAGNIGGIVADRANGLKMKVIAYDPFLSPERAIEMGVEKVELEDLLARADVITLHTPLTDKTRNILSAENLAKTKKGVLIVNCARGGLVDETALRELLDNGHVAGAGFDVFVTEPAKENPLFGSDKVVATPHLGASTNEAQENVALQVAEQVSDFLLTGAVTNALNSPSITAEEAPKLKPFVALAEKIGAFAGQMVDFGINSIDIAYEGQVAQLNVKPMTSAALAGVLRPMLAEINMVSAPAVAKDRGIVVSESRQDDSPIYDSLMRVTITTEKGVRAFAGTVIGGAPRIVEVKGMELDAAFAPAMLYVNNLDKPGFIGALGTILAEAGVNIATFNLGRVAAEEDAIALVGVDQAPADTVLAQIQALPHVKEARALTF; translated from the coding sequence ATGCCCCGCGTCCTCATCGCCGACAAACTGAGCCCCGCCGCCGTCGACATCTTCAAGAACCGCGGCGTCGACTTCGACATCAAGACCGGCCTGGCCAAGGACGAGCTGATCGCCGTCATCGGCGACTACGACGGCATCGCCATCCGCTCGGGCGCCAAGCTCGACAAGGACGTCATCGCCGCCGCCACGAACTTGAAGGTCATCGCCCGGGCCGGCATCGGCGTCGACAACGTCGACATCCCCGCCGCCACCGCCAAGGGCGTGGTGGTCATGAACACCCCCTTCGGCAACTCGATCACCACCGCCGAGCACGCCATCGCCATGATGTTCGCCCTGGCCCGCCAGATCCCGGCGGCGGACGCCAGCACGCAGCAAGGCAAGTGGGAGAAGAACCGCTTCATGGGCGTGGAGCTCTACGCCAAGACCCTCGGCCTGATCGGCGCCGGCAACATCGGCGGCATCGTCGCGGACCGCGCCAACGGCCTGAAGATGAAGGTCATCGCCTACGACCCGTTCCTGTCGCCCGAACGCGCCATCGAGATGGGCGTCGAGAAGGTCGAGCTGGAAGACCTCCTGGCTCGCGCCGACGTCATCACCCTGCACACCCCGCTGACCGACAAGACCCGCAACATCCTGTCGGCCGAGAACCTGGCCAAGACCAAGAAGGGCGTGCTGATCGTCAACTGCGCCCGCGGCGGCCTGGTCGACGAGACGGCTCTGCGAGAACTGCTCGACAACGGCCACGTCGCCGGGGCCGGCTTCGACGTCTTCGTCACCGAGCCCGCCAAGGAGAACCCGCTGTTCGGCAGCGACAAGGTCGTGGCCACGCCGCACCTGGGCGCCAGCACCAACGAAGCCCAGGAGAACGTGGCCCTGCAGGTCGCCGAGCAGGTCAGCGACTTCCTGCTGACCGGCGCCGTCACCAACGCCCTGAACAGCCCCTCGATCACCGCCGAGGAAGCGCCGAAACTGAAGCCCTTCGTGGCCCTGGCCGAGAAGATCGGCGCTTTCGCGGGCCAGATGGTCGACTTCGGCATCAACAGCATCGACATCGCCTACGAGGGCCAGGTCGCCCAGCTGAACGTCAAGCCGATGACCAGCGCCGCCCTCGCCGGCGTGCTGCGGCCGATGCTGGCGGAGATCAACATGGTCTCGGCCCCCGCAGTGGCGAAGGATCGCGGCATCGTCGTCTCGGAAAGCCGCCAGGACGACAGCCCGATCTACGACAGCCTGATGCGGGTCACGATCACCACCGAAAAGGGCGTCCGCGCCTTCGCCGGCACCGTGATCGGCGGCGCGCCGCGCATCGTCGAGGTCAAGGGCATGGAGCTGGACGCGGCCTTCGCCCCGGCCATGCTCTACGTCAACAACCTCGACAAGCCGGGCTTCATCGGCGCCCTGGGCACCATCCTGGCCGAGGCCGGGGTGAACATCGCCACCTTCAACCTTGGCCGCGTGGCCGCTGAAGAGGACGCCATCGCCCTGGTCGGCGTCGACCAGGCGCCGGCGGACACGGTGCTGGCCCAGATCCAGGCCCTGCCGCACGTGAAGGAAGCCCGCGCACTGACCTTCTAG
- a CDS encoding phosphoserine transaminase, whose amino-acid sequence MTTTPQKPEYRPARPEFSSGPCAKRPGWTPEKLNDAVLGRSHRGKPGKAKLKLAIDRTREVLGVPADFLVGIVPGSDTGAVEMAMWSMLGPKPVQLLAFESFGKDWVTDVTKQLKLPGVEVLDAPYGQLPDTSKVRPDADLVFTWNGTTSGVRVPNADFISADRTGIVICDATSAAFAQDLDWAKLDAVTFSWQKALGGEAAHGVLILSPRAVARLESYTPAWPMPKLFRMVDNGKFNAAIFEGATINTPSLLCVEDALDALNWAETVGGAAGMKTRSEANLAALEAWVAKTDWVDFLAQDKAIRSNTSVCLKVVDPRVTALPADAQADFAKKLASVLEKEKAAYDIGGYAKAPPGLRIWCGATVDTADVVALTPWLDWAFASISTELATA is encoded by the coding sequence GTGACTACGACTCCGCAAAAGCCGGAATACCGTCCGGCGCGCCCCGAGTTCTCTTCCGGCCCGTGCGCCAAGCGCCCCGGATGGACCCCCGAAAAACTCAACGACGCCGTCCTGGGCCGCTCGCACCGCGGCAAGCCGGGCAAGGCCAAGCTGAAGCTGGCCATCGACCGCACCCGCGAGGTGCTGGGCGTTCCGGCCGACTTCCTGGTCGGCATCGTTCCCGGCTCCGACACCGGCGCCGTCGAGATGGCCATGTGGTCGATGCTGGGCCCGAAGCCGGTCCAGCTGCTGGCCTTCGAGTCCTTCGGCAAGGACTGGGTCACGGACGTCACGAAACAACTCAAGCTGCCGGGCGTCGAGGTGCTCGACGCGCCCTACGGCCAGCTGCCGGACACCTCGAAGGTCCGCCCGGACGCCGATCTGGTCTTCACCTGGAACGGCACCACCAGCGGCGTGCGCGTGCCGAACGCCGACTTCATCTCGGCCGATCGCACCGGCATCGTGATCTGCGACGCCACCAGCGCCGCCTTCGCCCAGGACCTGGACTGGGCCAAGCTCGATGCGGTGACCTTCTCCTGGCAGAAGGCGCTCGGCGGCGAGGCCGCCCACGGCGTGCTGATCCTGTCGCCCCGCGCGGTCGCCCGGCTGGAGAGCTACACCCCCGCCTGGCCGATGCCGAAGCTGTTCCGCATGGTCGACAACGGCAAGTTCAACGCCGCGATCTTCGAAGGCGCCACGATCAACACGCCCTCGCTGCTCTGCGTCGAGGACGCTCTGGACGCCCTGAACTGGGCCGAAACCGTCGGCGGCGCCGCCGGCATGAAAACCCGTTCGGAAGCCAACCTGGCCGCGCTCGAGGCCTGGGTGGCCAAGACCGACTGGGTCGACTTCCTGGCGCAGGACAAGGCGATCCGGAGCAATACCTCCGTCTGCCTGAAGGTCGTGGATCCGCGCGTCACCGCCCTGCCCGCCGATGCTCAGGCCGACTTCGCCAAGAAGCTGGCCTCGGTGCTGGAGAAGGAAAAGGCCGCCTACGACATCGGCGGCTACGCCAAGGCGCCTCCGGGCCTGCGCATCTGGTGCGGCGCGACGGTCGACACGGCCGACGTGGTCGCCCTGACGCCCTGGCTCGACTGGGCCTTCGCGTCCATCTCCACCGAACTGGCGACCGCCTAA